A stretch of Arachis hypogaea cultivar Tifrunner chromosome 15, arahy.Tifrunner.gnm2.J5K5, whole genome shotgun sequence DNA encodes these proteins:
- the LOC112750814 gene encoding uncharacterized protein, whose amino-acid sequence MEEVKSAVEEHMDLMADLIQKLSSELRAGLRPAYDNFIGFFHAIDWKEPWLIGLAGFHIVLLLVTIITRRKTNFQMCLFLLTLAGVYLAERLNTVLRMNWKSFSSQNYFDPNGLFMSVLWSGPLLIIAMIILINTLFSLCYLIVRWKRAELRHRARIAHSKEE is encoded by the exons ATGGAGGAGGTGAAATCTGCAGTGGAGGAGCACATGGATCTCATGGCAGATCTCATCCAGAAGCTCTCTTCCGAGCTTCGTGCCGGCCTCCGCCCCGCCTACGACAACTTCATCGGCTTCTTCCACGCCATTGATTGGAAG GAACCATGGTTGATTGGTTTGGCTGGGTTCCATATAGTGTTGCTTCTTGTGACTATCATCACCAGGAGGAAAACTAACTTCCAGATGTGTTTGTTCCTTCTCACAT TGGCCGGTGTATATCTCGCTGAGAGGCTTAACACTGTTCTGAGGATGAACTGGAAAAGCTTCTCTAGTCAAAACTATTTTGATCCAAATGGATTATTCATGTCAGTTCTTTGGTCGGGGCCCCTTCTCATCATTGCTATGATAATTCTG ATCAACACACTCTTCTCCTTGTGTTACTTGATTGTTAGGTGGAAAAGAGCTGAACTAAGACATCGTGCAAGGATTGCTCATAGTAAGGAGGAATAG
- the LOC112750815 gene encoding carbonic anhydrase, chloroplastic isoform X1, translating into MSTSSVNGWCLSSISPAANTSVRRAALRPSVCAALSTPSSSSSSSSFPPLIQDRPVIAQPIITPTLPLREEMGKEYEEAIEELQRLLREKGELRATAAEKVEQITASLGTSSSGGIAASDAASERIKAGFIHFKKEKYDKNPALYGELAKGQAPKFMVFACSDSRVCPSHVLDFQPGEAFVVRNVANIVPPYDQTKYAGAGSAIEYAVLHLKVSEIVVIGHSACGGIKGLLSFPYDGAYSTDFIEEWVKIGLPAKTKVKAQHGDAPFAEQCFHCEKEAVNVSLGNLLTYPFVRDGLVNKTLALKGGYYDFVKGSFELWGLQFGLSSSFSVKDVATILHWKLY; encoded by the exons ATGTCGACCTCCTCCGTTAACGGTTGGTGTCTCTCTTCCATCTCTCCAGCTGCCAACACCTCCGTAAGGAGAGCCGCATTGCGCCCTTCCGTTTGCGCCGCCCTTAGCACCCCTtcgtcgtcctcctcctcctcctcttttcctCCTCTCATCCAAGACAGGCCTGTTATTGCTCAACCCATCATCACCCCGACTTTGCCCTTG AGAGAGGAGATGGGAAAGGAGTACGAGGAGGCTATTGAAGAACTTCAGAGACTCTTGAG GGAGAAGGGTGAGCTGAGGGCTACAGCAGCTGAGAAAGTTGAACAGATAACAGCTTCATTGGGAACATCATCTTCCGGTGGAATCGCTGCATCTGATGCAGCCTCTGAGAGGATCAAAGCTGGCTTCATTCACTTCAAGAAAGAGAAATATGA CAAGAACCCTGCTTTGTATGGTGAACTTGCCAAAGGACAAGCCCCCaag TTCATGGTGTTTGCTTGCTCTGATTCAAGAGTGTGTCCATCTCATGTGTTAGATTTCCAGCCCGGTGAGGCCTTTGTGGTCAGAAATGTTGCTAACATTGTCCCACCATATGACCAG ACAAAATACGCTGGAGCTGGTTCTGCTATTGAGTATGCAGTTCTGCATCTCAAG GTTTCCGAAATTGTGGTCATTGGACACAGTGCTTGTGGTGGTATTAAGGGACTCTTGTCTTTCCCATACGATGGAGCCTATTCAAC TGATTTTATTGAGGAGTGGGTCAAAATTGGCTTACCCGCCAAGACTAAGGTTAAGGCACAACATGGTGATGCACCTTTTGCAGAGCAGTGTTTTCACTGTGAGAAG gaaGCAGTGAATGTTTCACTTGGGAACCTTCTAACATACCCATTTGTGAGAGATGGATTGGTGAACAAGACACTGGCACTGAAAGGAGGATACTATGACTTTGTTAAGGGATCTTTTGAGCTCTGGGGCCTTCAGTTTGGCCTTTCCTCTTCTTTCTCC GTAAAAGATGTGGCCACGATTCTGCATTGGAAGCTATATTAG
- the LOC112750815 gene encoding carbonic anhydrase, chloroplastic isoform X3 produces MGKEYEEAIEELQRLLREKGELRATAAEKVEQITASLGTSSSGGIAASDAASERIKAGFIHFKKEKYDKNPALYGELAKGQAPKFMVFACSDSRVCPSHVLDFQPGEAFVVRNVANIVPPYDQTKYAGAGSAIEYAVLHLKVSEIVVIGHSACGGIKGLLSFPYDGAYSTDFIEEWVKIGLPAKTKVKAQHGDAPFAEQCFHCEKEAVNVSLGNLLTYPFVRDGLVNKTLALKGGYYDFVKGSFELWGLQFGLSSSFSVKDVATILHWKLY; encoded by the exons ATGGGAAAGGAGTACGAGGAGGCTATTGAAGAACTTCAGAGACTCTTGAG GGAGAAGGGTGAGCTGAGGGCTACAGCAGCTGAGAAAGTTGAACAGATAACAGCTTCATTGGGAACATCATCTTCCGGTGGAATCGCTGCATCTGATGCAGCCTCTGAGAGGATCAAAGCTGGCTTCATTCACTTCAAGAAAGAGAAATATGA CAAGAACCCTGCTTTGTATGGTGAACTTGCCAAAGGACAAGCCCCCaag TTCATGGTGTTTGCTTGCTCTGATTCAAGAGTGTGTCCATCTCATGTGTTAGATTTCCAGCCCGGTGAGGCCTTTGTGGTCAGAAATGTTGCTAACATTGTCCCACCATATGACCAG ACAAAATACGCTGGAGCTGGTTCTGCTATTGAGTATGCAGTTCTGCATCTCAAG GTTTCCGAAATTGTGGTCATTGGACACAGTGCTTGTGGTGGTATTAAGGGACTCTTGTCTTTCCCATACGATGGAGCCTATTCAAC TGATTTTATTGAGGAGTGGGTCAAAATTGGCTTACCCGCCAAGACTAAGGTTAAGGCACAACATGGTGATGCACCTTTTGCAGAGCAGTGTTTTCACTGTGAGAAG gaaGCAGTGAATGTTTCACTTGGGAACCTTCTAACATACCCATTTGTGAGAGATGGATTGGTGAACAAGACACTGGCACTGAAAGGAGGATACTATGACTTTGTTAAGGGATCTTTTGAGCTCTGGGGCCTTCAGTTTGGCCTTTCCTCTTCTTTCTCC GTAAAAGATGTGGCCACGATTCTGCATTGGAAGCTATATTAG
- the LOC112750815 gene encoding carbonic anhydrase, chloroplastic isoform X2 produces MSTSSVNGWCLSSISPAANTSVRRAALRPSVCAALSTPSSSSSSSSFPPLIQDRPVIAQPIITPTLPLREEMGKEYEEAIEELQRLLREKGELRATAAEKVEQITASLGTSSSGGIAASDAASERIKAGFIHFKKEKYDKNPALYGELAKGQAPKFMVFACSDSRVCPSHVLDFQPGEAFVVRNVANIVPPYDQTKYAGAGSAIEYAVLHLKVSEIVVIGHSACGGIKGLLSFPYDGAYSTDFIEEWVKIGLPAKTKVKAQHGDAPFAEQCFHCEKEAVNVSLGNLLTYPFVRDGLVNKTLALKGGYYDFVKGSFELWGLQFGLSSSFSV; encoded by the exons ATGTCGACCTCCTCCGTTAACGGTTGGTGTCTCTCTTCCATCTCTCCAGCTGCCAACACCTCCGTAAGGAGAGCCGCATTGCGCCCTTCCGTTTGCGCCGCCCTTAGCACCCCTtcgtcgtcctcctcctcctcctcttttcctCCTCTCATCCAAGACAGGCCTGTTATTGCTCAACCCATCATCACCCCGACTTTGCCCTTG AGAGAGGAGATGGGAAAGGAGTACGAGGAGGCTATTGAAGAACTTCAGAGACTCTTGAG GGAGAAGGGTGAGCTGAGGGCTACAGCAGCTGAGAAAGTTGAACAGATAACAGCTTCATTGGGAACATCATCTTCCGGTGGAATCGCTGCATCTGATGCAGCCTCTGAGAGGATCAAAGCTGGCTTCATTCACTTCAAGAAAGAGAAATATGA CAAGAACCCTGCTTTGTATGGTGAACTTGCCAAAGGACAAGCCCCCaag TTCATGGTGTTTGCTTGCTCTGATTCAAGAGTGTGTCCATCTCATGTGTTAGATTTCCAGCCCGGTGAGGCCTTTGTGGTCAGAAATGTTGCTAACATTGTCCCACCATATGACCAG ACAAAATACGCTGGAGCTGGTTCTGCTATTGAGTATGCAGTTCTGCATCTCAAG GTTTCCGAAATTGTGGTCATTGGACACAGTGCTTGTGGTGGTATTAAGGGACTCTTGTCTTTCCCATACGATGGAGCCTATTCAAC TGATTTTATTGAGGAGTGGGTCAAAATTGGCTTACCCGCCAAGACTAAGGTTAAGGCACAACATGGTGATGCACCTTTTGCAGAGCAGTGTTTTCACTGTGAGAAG gaaGCAGTGAATGTTTCACTTGGGAACCTTCTAACATACCCATTTGTGAGAGATGGATTGGTGAACAAGACACTGGCACTGAAAGGAGGATACTATGACTTTGTTAAGGGATCTTTTGAGCTCTGGGGCCTTCAGTTTGGCCTTTCCTCTTCTTTCTCCGTATGA
- the LOC112750815 gene encoding carbonic anhydrase, chloroplastic isoform X4 codes for MGKEYEEAIEELQRLLREKGELRATAAEKVEQITASLGTSSSGGIAASDAASERIKAGFIHFKKEKYDKNPALYGELAKGQAPKFMVFACSDSRVCPSHVLDFQPGEAFVVRNVANIVPPYDQTKYAGAGSAIEYAVLHLKVSEIVVIGHSACGGIKGLLSFPYDGAYSTDFIEEWVKIGLPAKTKVKAQHGDAPFAEQCFHCEKEAVNVSLGNLLTYPFVRDGLVNKTLALKGGYYDFVKGSFELWGLQFGLSSSFSV; via the exons ATGGGAAAGGAGTACGAGGAGGCTATTGAAGAACTTCAGAGACTCTTGAG GGAGAAGGGTGAGCTGAGGGCTACAGCAGCTGAGAAAGTTGAACAGATAACAGCTTCATTGGGAACATCATCTTCCGGTGGAATCGCTGCATCTGATGCAGCCTCTGAGAGGATCAAAGCTGGCTTCATTCACTTCAAGAAAGAGAAATATGA CAAGAACCCTGCTTTGTATGGTGAACTTGCCAAAGGACAAGCCCCCaag TTCATGGTGTTTGCTTGCTCTGATTCAAGAGTGTGTCCATCTCATGTGTTAGATTTCCAGCCCGGTGAGGCCTTTGTGGTCAGAAATGTTGCTAACATTGTCCCACCATATGACCAG ACAAAATACGCTGGAGCTGGTTCTGCTATTGAGTATGCAGTTCTGCATCTCAAG GTTTCCGAAATTGTGGTCATTGGACACAGTGCTTGTGGTGGTATTAAGGGACTCTTGTCTTTCCCATACGATGGAGCCTATTCAAC TGATTTTATTGAGGAGTGGGTCAAAATTGGCTTACCCGCCAAGACTAAGGTTAAGGCACAACATGGTGATGCACCTTTTGCAGAGCAGTGTTTTCACTGTGAGAAG gaaGCAGTGAATGTTTCACTTGGGAACCTTCTAACATACCCATTTGTGAGAGATGGATTGGTGAACAAGACACTGGCACTGAAAGGAGGATACTATGACTTTGTTAAGGGATCTTTTGAGCTCTGGGGCCTTCAGTTTGGCCTTTCCTCTTCTTTCTCCGTATGA